Proteins from one Camelina sativa cultivar DH55 chromosome 8, Cs, whole genome shotgun sequence genomic window:
- the LOC104709494 gene encoding uncharacterized protein At2g29880-like, with protein MKVLRGRYNGLAELFRFSSGFGWDPETKKFTARDEVWDDYLKAHTNKNHLRDETFEDFGDLHLIFSTNVATGKNAMGLGDAIDEDAYQEDTSVQVEDDEEERAYEDTSVQEVFASLEKRRGGKLPHRKKARTAALNSTNASNEVNTEISHQIFDMIQKRWEKESEEKEAEDKANNVWEAIKEIPDLEEDLRYEAMTLIHSLGMKYGFVNMSIADRKGWIIQNLRKP; from the exons ATGAAGGTTTTGAGGGGTAGGTACAACGGCTTGGCAGAACTTTTCCGTTTCAGCTCTGGTTTTGGATGGGATCCTGAAACAAAGAAATTCACAGCTAGAGATGAAGTATGGGATGACTATTTGAAG gctcatacaaataaaaatcatcTGCGTGATGAAACATTTGAAGATTTCGGAGATTTACACCTGATATTTTCAACAAATGTTGCAACTGGCAAAAATGCCATGGGATTAGGTGatgccattgatgaagatgcaTATCAAGAAGATACATCTGTTCAAgttgaggatgatgaagaggaaaGAGCCTACGAAGATACATCTGTTCAAGAAGTTTTCGCTTCattagagaaaagaagaggGGGAAAGCTACCTCATAGAAAGAAAGCTAGAACTGCTGCACTTAATTCAACCAATGCTTCTAATGAAGTGAACACAGAAATTAGTCACCAGATTTTTGACATGATACAGAAAAGGTGGGAAAAGGAatccgaagaaaaagaagctgaGGATAAGGCTAATAATGTGTGGGAAGCTATCAAAGAAATTCCTGATTTGGAGGAAGATTTGCGTTACGAAGCCATGACACTCATTCACAGCTTAGGGATGAAATATGGGTTCGTTAATATGTCGATAGCAGATCGCAAGGGATGGATCATACAAAACCTTCGTAAACCATGA